Proteins encoded by one window of Desulfovibrio ferrophilus:
- a CDS encoding TRAP transporter substrate-binding protein yields the protein MKKLLLAALTLAVLSTALPAQAGNVKLTYSNFFPPTHVQSQLAEAWCKEVEKRTGGAVSIDYFPGGTLTKAKQCYDGVVEGLSDIGFSVLAYSRGRFPVMAAVDLPLGYQSGVVATKVANGVNEKFQPKEFDDVQVMYFHAHGPGLLHTAKKPVRSIEDMKGLKLRATGNSAKVVSALGGTPVAMSMPDSYQAIQKGVVNGGMYPVETNKGWKMGEVVDYMTDSGAVAYTTTFFVVMNKDRWAEIPADAQKAILEINAEWSGKHGQAWDDSDKAGMEFFKAQGGEVIPLADAETDRWKAACAPMLEAYTAEATKKGLDGKAVLDYIVATLNSLQ from the coding sequence ATGAAGAAACTGCTACTGGCTGCCCTGACCCTGGCCGTCCTCAGCACTGCCCTTCCCGCACAGGCAGGGAACGTTAAGCTGACCTACTCGAACTTCTTTCCGCCGACCCACGTCCAATCCCAATTGGCCGAAGCCTGGTGCAAAGAAGTAGAGAAGCGCACGGGTGGAGCCGTCAGCATCGACTACTTCCCCGGCGGCACTCTGACCAAGGCCAAACAGTGCTACGACGGCGTTGTGGAAGGCCTGTCGGACATCGGTTTCTCCGTGTTGGCCTATTCTCGCGGCCGCTTCCCCGTCATGGCCGCCGTGGACCTGCCTCTGGGCTACCAAAGTGGTGTGGTTGCCACCAAAGTCGCCAATGGCGTGAATGAAAAGTTTCAACCCAAGGAATTTGACGATGTCCAGGTCATGTACTTCCATGCCCATGGACCGGGACTGCTGCATACCGCCAAGAAACCCGTCCGAAGCATTGAGGACATGAAGGGCCTCAAACTGCGCGCCACAGGCAACTCCGCCAAAGTCGTCTCGGCACTGGGTGGCACTCCGGTGGCCATGTCCATGCCTGACTCTTACCAGGCCATCCAGAAAGGCGTGGTCAACGGTGGCATGTACCCCGTGGAAACCAACAAAGGTTGGAAGATGGGCGAAGTCGTGGACTACATGACCGATTCGGGCGCCGTAGCCTACACCACCACCTTCTTCGTGGTCATGAACAAGGATCGCTGGGCAGAAATTCCGGCCGATGCTCAAAAGGCCATCTTGGAAATCAATGCCGAATGGTCGGGTAAACATGGTCAGGCCTGGGACGACAGCGACAAGGCAGGAATGGAATTCTTCAAGGCTCAAGGCGGCGAAGTCATCCCCTTGGCCGACGCCGAAACGGATCGCTGGAAAGCTGCTTGCGCCCCCATGCTGGAGGCTTACACCGCCGAGGCCACCAAGAAGGGGCTGGACGGAAAAGCCGTCCTGGATTACATCGTCGCAACCTTGAATTCGCTGCAATAG
- a CDS encoding TRAP transporter small permease — MKTYLALLAKLEAVMKILAACCLMGMAFLTGADVLGRGGFNTPIFGSEEIVTILATLAVGLSLPYAHSQRVHIGVEIVVRRFSRRTRDIIKLITDLAALALFALVCWRMALYAGTLNRAGTVSMNLELPEYYVVYALGFGFLVFALGIFGDVMRFFSKDGE, encoded by the coding sequence ATGAAGACCTATCTCGCCCTGTTGGCCAAGCTCGAAGCGGTCATGAAAATCCTGGCTGCCTGCTGCCTGATGGGTATGGCATTCCTGACCGGGGCCGATGTCCTAGGCCGGGGCGGCTTCAACACCCCCATCTTCGGCTCCGAGGAAATCGTCACCATTTTGGCCACGCTGGCCGTAGGCCTCTCATTGCCCTACGCCCATTCGCAACGGGTGCACATCGGGGTCGAAATCGTCGTCCGGCGCTTCTCCCGTCGCACCCGGGACATCATCAAGCTGATCACGGACCTGGCTGCCCTGGCCCTGTTCGCCCTGGTTTGCTGGCGCATGGCCCTCTATGCAGGCACATTGAACCGGGCCGGAACCGTGTCCATGAATCTGGAGCTCCCAGAATACTATGTTGTCTATGCTCTGGGCTTCGGCTTTTTGGTCTTTGCTCTGGGCATTTTCGGAGATGTCATGCGCTTCTTTAGCAAGGACGGGGAATAG
- a CDS encoding UDP-glucuronic acid decarboxylase family protein, whose protein sequence is MHLRKRVLVTGGSGFLGSFLCERLLDEGNDVLCADNFFTGARGNVAHLMGQPNFELMRHDVTFPLYVEVDEIYNLACPASPIHYQYDPVQTTKTSIHGAINMLGLAKRVKAKILQASTSEVYGDPEIHPQTEDYWGRVNPIGERACYDEGKRCAETLFFDYNRQHRLRIKVCRIFNTYGPRMHPNDGRVVSNFIVQALKGEPITVYGDGSQTRSFCYVDDLINGMIRLMGTADEFTGPMNLGNPDEFTILELATKVIDLVGSKSEVVFKPLPGDDPRQRKPDITLARETIDWEPLVRLDDGLVKTVAYFEELFTQGVI, encoded by the coding sequence ATGCATCTGAGAAAACGTGTTCTGGTCACGGGTGGTTCAGGATTTCTGGGATCGTTCCTGTGCGAGAGGTTGCTCGATGAGGGGAACGACGTGTTGTGTGCGGACAACTTCTTCACCGGCGCACGCGGGAATGTCGCGCACCTGATGGGGCAGCCGAATTTCGAGTTGATGCGCCATGACGTCACTTTCCCGCTGTATGTTGAGGTTGACGAAATTTATAATTTGGCTTGCCCTGCCTCCCCCATCCACTATCAGTACGACCCAGTGCAAACGACCAAGACTTCCATTCATGGGGCCATTAACATGCTGGGGCTGGCCAAGCGGGTCAAAGCCAAGATTCTTCAGGCCAGCACTTCAGAGGTCTATGGTGATCCGGAGATTCATCCTCAAACCGAGGATTACTGGGGCCGGGTCAACCCCATTGGTGAGCGTGCCTGTTATGACGAAGGCAAGCGATGCGCAGAAACTCTGTTTTTTGATTACAACCGGCAGCACAGGCTGCGCATCAAGGTCTGCCGCATTTTCAATACCTATGGCCCCCGCATGCATCCCAACGACGGGCGTGTGGTCTCTAATTTCATTGTCCAGGCGCTCAAAGGCGAGCCGATCACCGTGTATGGCGATGGTTCCCAGACCCGCTCGTTTTGTTATGTGGATGATCTGATCAATGGCATGATTCGCCTGATGGGCACTGCCGACGAGTTTACCGGTCCCATGAACCTGGGGAATCCGGATGAGTTTACCATCCTTGAATTGGCCACGAAGGTGATCGATCTGGTGGGGAGCAAGTCCGAGGTGGTCTTCAAGCCTTTACCCGGGGATGATCCTCGTCAGCGCAAGCCTGATATTACTTTGGCGCGTGAGACCATCGATTGGGAACCTTTAGTGCGGCTTGACGATGGGCTGGTAAAGACCGTCGCCTATTTTGAAGAGCTGTTCACACAGGGCGTGATCTAG
- the pyk gene encoding pyruvate kinase: protein MRTKIIATLGPASMEKDVMRAMVDHGVRIFRLNFSHADAEYFRPIVQTIREIEQEVGFPLTAMGDLCGPKIRIGQVIGSPCNVSKGDVVCLGLPDMRGGAPADALFIELGVPELLDGLSVGEPVFLSDGMLQFTITRVLEQDKMYLMEAQNGSILTSNKGIAFPDKVHPMPALTEKDRKDLSEALAIGVDALALSFVQTRDDVDEAKELIRKEGHWVPVVAKLERKRAVDNIESIVAAADAIMVARGDLGVECSLMTLPVIQKRIIRACRHQQKAVIVATQMMLSMVKSPVPTRAEAADVANAVMDGADCVMLSEETAIGNHPVETCRFIQGIATSAEEYYLERIGEPFKPSKQRNLVKYMAYSACLVAEQAQSKALIAHSTSGSTARLLSSRRPRQTIFALTPDQRVIRWLNFFWGVKPRAVDPRIESHTERALEFVKTSNEFASGENVVVTSGQARPPGQTEIKTNTIRLFYK from the coding sequence ATGCGTACCAAGATCATTGCCACGTTGGGTCCCGCATCCATGGAAAAAGACGTGATGCGCGCCATGGTCGACCATGGGGTCCGGATCTTTCGTCTCAACTTTTCCCATGCCGATGCCGAATATTTTCGTCCCATTGTCCAGACGATCCGCGAGATCGAGCAGGAGGTGGGTTTTCCGCTAACTGCGATGGGGGACCTGTGCGGTCCTAAGATTCGCATCGGGCAGGTGATAGGCTCACCGTGCAACGTGAGTAAGGGGGATGTTGTCTGTCTGGGGTTGCCGGACATGCGTGGCGGAGCCCCTGCAGACGCGTTGTTTATTGAATTGGGAGTCCCCGAATTACTGGATGGCCTGTCCGTGGGCGAACCGGTCTTCCTGTCGGACGGCATGCTGCAATTCACCATTACACGTGTATTGGAGCAGGACAAAATGTATTTGATGGAGGCGCAGAATGGTTCGATTCTGACTTCCAACAAGGGGATTGCCTTCCCGGATAAGGTTCACCCCATGCCGGCACTGACGGAAAAGGACCGCAAGGATTTGTCCGAGGCCTTGGCTATTGGCGTGGATGCACTGGCCTTGTCCTTTGTGCAGACGCGTGATGATGTGGACGAAGCCAAGGAACTGATCCGCAAGGAAGGCCATTGGGTCCCTGTGGTTGCCAAGCTTGAACGCAAGCGTGCTGTGGACAATATCGAATCCATCGTGGCGGCAGCGGATGCGATCATGGTGGCCCGGGGTGACTTGGGAGTCGAGTGTTCTCTGATGACCCTGCCTGTGATCCAGAAACGAATCATTCGGGCTTGTCGCCATCAGCAGAAGGCCGTGATCGTGGCGACGCAAATGATGCTTTCCATGGTCAAGAGCCCTGTACCTACCCGCGCTGAAGCCGCTGATGTGGCGAACGCCGTGATGGACGGGGCGGATTGTGTGATGCTGTCCGAGGAGACAGCCATCGGTAATCATCCGGTGGAGACCTGCCGCTTTATTCAGGGGATCGCCACCAGCGCAGAGGAATACTATCTCGAGCGGATAGGCGAGCCTTTCAAGCCCAGCAAACAACGCAATCTCGTCAAATACATGGCCTATTCAGCTTGTCTCGTGGCCGAACAGGCTCAGAGCAAGGCTTTGATTGCTCATTCCACTAGTGGTTCCACAGCTCGGCTTCTTTCCAGCCGTCGGCCAAGGCAGACTATTTTTGCATTGACCCCCGATCAACGTGTTATCCGTTGGTTGAACTTCTTCTGGGGGGTCAAGCCGCGGGCCGTTGATCCCCGCATCGAAAGCCATACCGAACGTGCTCTGGAGTTTGTCAAAACCAGTAATGAATTTGCATCCGGAGAAAATGTTGTCGTGACCTCCGGCCAGGCTCGCCCCCCCGGGCAAACCGAAATCAAGACCAATACCATCCGCTTGTTCTACAAGTAG
- a CDS encoding OmpP1/FadL family transporter, with protein MAMLAVLLMAGTAIASGFGIYEWSGRSNAMGGATYANTRDASTVATNPSGMTDLEGTHLLTGVSAIAPKAIVDFDNAAYNDSTGKSNVWLPPHAYVSHQLSEDFWIGAGVFSRFGLGTEFEETWAGRYNMMDASIESVSFTPVLAYRLNDQWSFSAGPEFMYMRFQQGKTVDNINVKDPTTTTSDTHAKLDGDSTDVGGVFAVTYKPLDWVTTALTYRTQVEHKIVGDATFSPIGAVNPLGAYTTTAGAHGVITLPDSLTLAVAIKPMDKLTVEADILYTRWESYQELRINYDRQLIPGVAASTQSVTEKAWRNTFRYQLGVEYALYDWLDLRAGYIYDQSPICDDHADYMVPANDRQLYSAGVGLNLDNWTVDLSYIYLSSDERAYNNRPAEGVYSGEAHDLETHIVGVSLGYKF; from the coding sequence ATGGCAATGCTTGCGGTGCTGCTGATGGCAGGCACCGCTATTGCCTCGGGCTTCGGAATTTATGAGTGGAGTGGACGCAGCAACGCCATGGGTGGCGCTACATATGCCAACACCAGGGATGCGTCGACGGTGGCAACCAACCCGTCGGGTATGACTGATCTGGAAGGGACTCACCTTTTGACAGGCGTCAGCGCCATCGCACCTAAGGCCATTGTTGATTTTGACAACGCGGCCTACAATGACTCCACAGGCAAGTCCAATGTCTGGTTACCGCCGCATGCGTATGTCTCCCACCAGTTGAGTGAAGATTTCTGGATTGGTGCTGGTGTGTTTTCCCGCTTTGGCCTGGGCACGGAATTCGAGGAGACCTGGGCTGGTCGCTACAACATGATGGACGCCAGCATTGAGTCTGTCTCTTTCACTCCTGTTCTGGCGTATCGGTTGAACGACCAGTGGTCCTTTTCTGCTGGCCCTGAGTTCATGTATATGCGTTTCCAGCAGGGTAAGACGGTGGACAACATCAACGTCAAGGACCCGACGACCACCACGTCGGACACCCATGCCAAGCTTGATGGTGACAGCACGGATGTTGGTGGAGTGTTTGCTGTAACCTATAAGCCGCTGGATTGGGTTACTACTGCGCTTACCTACCGTACTCAGGTTGAGCACAAGATCGTCGGTGATGCTACCTTCAGCCCTATTGGTGCCGTGAACCCTTTGGGCGCCTATACCACTACGGCTGGAGCTCATGGTGTCATTACTCTTCCTGATAGCCTGACCCTGGCCGTTGCGATCAAGCCTATGGACAAGCTGACCGTGGAAGCCGATATTCTGTACACACGATGGGAATCCTATCAGGAACTGCGTATTAACTACGACAGGCAGTTGATTCCGGGGGTTGCAGCTTCCACCCAATCCGTGACGGAAAAGGCCTGGCGCAATACCTTCCGTTATCAATTGGGCGTGGAGTATGCACTGTACGATTGGCTGGACCTGCGTGCCGGCTATATCTACGACCAGTCGCCCATTTGCGATGACCATGCCGATTATATGGTTCCGGCCAATGACCGTCAGCTGTACTCCGCGGGTGTAGGCCTCAATCTGGATAATTGGACTGTGGACCTGTCCTACATCTACCTGAGCAGTGATGAACGTGCATACAATAATCGTCCGGCCGAGGGCGTGTATTCTGGTGAGGCTCATGACCTCGAGACCCACATCGTGGGTGTCAGCCTGGGCTACAAGTTCTAG
- a CDS encoding TRAP transporter large permease produces the protein MDATLVGIIGIVVMIALFMTRMPVAYVMTLTGFIGFSFLTSSKGGMNLLSRSVYDAFSSYSLSTIPLFILMGQLAFNSGISRRLYSTAYHFFGHVQGGLAMATVSACTAFGAVCGSSPATAATMATVGIPEMKRYGYANSLAAGSVASGGGLGMIMPPSVVLIVYGVLTEQSIGALFVAGILPALMLTVLFIAAIAIQCHRNPELGPAGEKFSTAAKLKSLLGLIDTLIVFGLVIGGMFFGWFTPTEAASIGVLGVLALSLIKRQLSWKAFVNSLYETLRTSSMVLFLVAGAIVFGKFLAVTRIPFNVASWVAGFELPAFLVMAVIVLIYFLGGCFMDALALIMLTIPVFYPVVTNLGYDPIWFGIIIVLITQMGVITPPVGINVYVVYGTAQSIIPGITLESIFKGIIPFMWAIVVGIALLFLFPQVILCLPNLMY, from the coding sequence ATGGACGCGACCCTTGTGGGCATCATCGGCATCGTCGTCATGATCGCCCTGTTCATGACCCGGATGCCCGTGGCCTACGTCATGACCCTCACCGGATTCATCGGTTTTTCCTTCCTCACGTCCTCCAAGGGCGGAATGAACCTGCTGTCCCGCAGCGTCTACGACGCATTTTCGTCCTACAGCCTGTCCACCATCCCGCTGTTCATCCTGATGGGACAGCTAGCCTTCAATAGCGGTATCAGCCGCAGACTCTACAGCACCGCCTACCATTTCTTCGGACATGTTCAGGGTGGATTAGCCATGGCCACGGTCAGCGCCTGCACGGCATTCGGCGCCGTTTGTGGCTCCAGCCCTGCTACCGCCGCCACCATGGCCACCGTAGGTATTCCCGAAATGAAACGCTACGGCTACGCAAACTCCCTGGCTGCAGGCAGTGTTGCCTCGGGTGGTGGACTGGGCATGATCATGCCTCCGTCCGTTGTACTCATCGTCTACGGCGTCCTGACCGAGCAATCCATCGGTGCCCTGTTTGTGGCAGGCATCCTGCCCGCACTGATGCTGACCGTGCTGTTCATCGCCGCCATCGCCATCCAGTGTCACCGCAACCCGGAGCTGGGACCCGCTGGCGAAAAATTCAGCACTGCAGCCAAGCTCAAATCCCTGCTCGGACTCATCGACACGCTCATTGTTTTCGGCCTGGTCATTGGTGGCATGTTCTTCGGCTGGTTCACCCCCACCGAAGCCGCATCCATCGGCGTACTGGGCGTATTGGCACTCTCGCTCATCAAGCGGCAGCTCAGCTGGAAGGCCTTTGTCAATTCGCTCTACGAAACCCTGCGTACTTCCAGCATGGTGCTGTTCCTGGTGGCCGGAGCCATCGTCTTCGGCAAGTTCCTGGCCGTGACCCGCATCCCCTTCAACGTGGCCTCGTGGGTCGCAGGCTTCGAACTGCCTGCGTTCCTGGTTATGGCCGTTATCGTCCTCATCTATTTTCTGGGTGGTTGCTTCATGGACGCCCTGGCCCTCATCATGCTGACCATCCCGGTCTTCTACCCGGTGGTCACCAATCTGGGCTATGATCCCATCTGGTTCGGCATCATTATCGTGCTGATCACGCAGATGGGCGTCATCACCCCTCCGGTGGGCATCAACGTCTATGTGGTCTATGGCACAGCGCAATCCATCATCCCCGGCATCACGCTGGAATCCATCTTCAAGGGCATCATTCCCTTCATGTGGGCCATTGTCGTGGGCATCGCCCTGCTGTTCCTGTTCCCGCAGGTCATTTTATGCCTGCCCAACCTCATGTACTAG
- a CDS encoding TetR/AcrR family transcriptional regulator: protein MKKQQEKSQQTRLELEASAISLFGQKGFTKTSIAEITAEAGYSKGCFYRHWESKGELFLKIIEGKLKSYREQRDNHFPITHDLDEAMGIIWDFLETIIDDQDWSRIFLEFTMHATRNETLRQALNQGAYRLSNELFAALVGNHVNSGYPAEKIGALNTALFEGFLIHSALGTGVLDKTDVRQAALTLARANGLKPQG, encoded by the coding sequence ATGAAGAAACAACAAGAAAAATCTCAACAGACACGTCTCGAATTGGAGGCTTCCGCCATCAGCTTGTTCGGTCAGAAAGGTTTCACCAAGACCTCCATCGCCGAAATCACAGCGGAGGCGGGGTATTCCAAGGGCTGCTTTTATCGCCATTGGGAAAGCAAAGGAGAGCTGTTCCTGAAGATCATTGAAGGCAAGCTCAAGTCCTACCGGGAGCAACGCGACAACCATTTCCCAATAACCCATGACCTGGACGAGGCCATGGGGATCATCTGGGATTTCCTGGAAACAATCATCGACGATCAGGACTGGTCCCGCATCTTTCTGGAATTCACCATGCACGCCACACGCAACGAAACATTGCGCCAGGCTCTGAACCAGGGAGCATACCGACTTTCCAACGAACTCTTTGCCGCATTGGTGGGAAATCATGTGAATAGCGGTTACCCGGCAGAAAAGATCGGAGCCCTAAACACCGCACTATTCGAAGGATTCCTGATCCACAGCGCATTGGGTACCGGAGTTCTGGATAAGACCGACGTCCGCCAAGCCGCACTGACCCTGGCGCGGGCCAACGGTTTGAAACCGCAAGGCTAG
- the pgi gene encoding glucose-6-phosphate isomerase, with protein sequence MSTLTASPQWKALEGHYLEIESLHMRELFSNDPERFSTFSLRLGDILFDYSKNRITEKTMSLLMDLARSTGVPERLQAMFAGEKINTTEDRAVLHVALRNRSNTPMLVNEKDVMPGVNAVLQQMRTFTKSVRSGKWTGYTGRPVADVVNIGIGGSDLGPHMVTTALAHYADGPRAHFVSNVDGTHMAETLKLLNPETTLFIVASKSFTTQETMMNAATARAWFLEAAGNKKHVAKHFVALSTNGPAVTDFGIDSANMFEFWDWVGGRYSLWSAIGLPIALSIGMDRFEELLAGAHEVDNHFRTTPLEENIPVVMAMLGIWYNNFFSCGTHAILPYDQYLSRFPAYFQQGDMESNGKSATLDGQIVNYGTGPIIWGEPGTNGQHAFYQLIHQGTKLIPSDFLAPVQPLNPLGKHHNVLLSNFLAQTEALMQGKSPEEAEADMRAAGMTDPEIGKLMAHRSFMGNRPSNSILYKRLTPHSLGALIALYEHKIFVQGTVWNINSYDQWGVELGKQLAQAIQPELTSDAPSESHDSSTNGLINAIKKIRNEG encoded by the coding sequence ATGTCTACGTTGACCGCTTCCCCCCAGTGGAAGGCCCTGGAGGGGCATTACCTCGAGATCGAAAGCCTGCACATGCGGGAACTCTTCAGCAATGATCCCGAGAGATTCAGCACATTCTCCCTGCGCTTGGGAGACATCCTGTTCGACTACTCCAAGAACCGCATCACAGAAAAGACCATGAGTCTGCTGATGGACCTGGCCCGTTCCACAGGTGTGCCCGAACGTCTGCAGGCCATGTTTGCAGGCGAAAAAATCAACACCACCGAGGATCGGGCGGTGCTGCACGTGGCCCTGCGCAACCGCTCAAACACCCCCATGCTGGTAAACGAAAAAGATGTGATGCCCGGAGTCAACGCCGTGCTCCAGCAGATGCGAACCTTCACCAAGTCCGTACGCTCCGGCAAATGGACCGGCTATACCGGTCGCCCGGTGGCTGATGTGGTCAACATCGGCATTGGCGGTTCGGACCTCGGCCCGCACATGGTGACCACCGCGCTGGCACACTATGCCGACGGCCCCCGCGCACATTTCGTCTCCAATGTGGACGGCACGCACATGGCTGAAACCCTGAAGTTGCTGAACCCGGAAACAACCCTCTTCATCGTGGCTTCCAAGTCGTTCACCACTCAGGAAACCATGATGAACGCCGCCACTGCGCGCGCCTGGTTTCTGGAGGCCGCAGGCAACAAAAAACACGTGGCAAAACATTTCGTAGCCCTGTCTACCAATGGCCCGGCCGTGACCGACTTCGGTATCGACTCCGCCAACATGTTTGAATTCTGGGACTGGGTGGGAGGGCGCTACTCCCTGTGGTCAGCCATCGGCTTGCCCATCGCCCTGAGCATCGGCATGGACCGATTCGAGGAACTGCTCGCAGGCGCCCATGAGGTGGACAATCATTTCCGCACCACCCCGCTGGAAGAGAACATACCCGTGGTCATGGCCATGCTGGGCATCTGGTACAACAACTTCTTTTCCTGCGGCACCCACGCCATCCTGCCCTATGACCAGTACCTGTCACGCTTCCCGGCCTACTTCCAACAGGGCGACATGGAATCCAACGGCAAATCAGCGACACTGGACGGTCAGATCGTCAATTACGGCACAGGCCCCATCATCTGGGGGGAACCCGGGACAAACGGCCAGCACGCCTTCTATCAATTGATTCATCAGGGTACCAAACTGATCCCTAGCGACTTCCTGGCGCCGGTCCAGCCACTCAACCCTCTGGGAAAACATCACAATGTGCTGCTCTCCAACTTCCTGGCGCAGACCGAGGCCCTCATGCAGGGCAAGTCCCCCGAGGAGGCCGAAGCCGACATGCGCGCTGCGGGAATGACCGACCCCGAAATCGGCAAGCTCATGGCCCATCGCTCTTTCATGGGCAACCGCCCCAGCAACTCGATCCTTTACAAGCGCCTGACCCCGCACTCCCTCGGCGCCCTCATTGCCCTCTACGAGCACAAGATCTTCGTGCAAGGCACGGTCTGGAATATCAATTCCTATGACCAATGGGGAGTGGAACTGGGCAAGCAACTGGCCCAGGCTATCCAGCCGGAACTCACCAGTGACGCACCGTCTGAAAGCCATGACAGTTCCACCAACGGTCTGATCAACGCCATCAAAAAGATACGCAACGAGGGCTAG